The following proteins are co-located in the Lentimicrobium sp. L6 genome:
- a CDS encoding trimeric intracellular cation channel family protein: MHLLCSMEPVEQIIDIITVVGVFAFAISGALTAMEKKLDLFGVFIIAFATAVGGGSLRDVIIANRSVFWLTEPIYTYIIIGGTIFSILFRKKLGYLRTTLSLFDTIGLALYTIIGVKIGIQNDLSGVSCIALGTITGAFGGVIRDILVNDVPMIFQKEVYATISIFGGSLYFVLHNLGMNGLWVELLAIFIIIILRSIVVHFEIKLPTIYSKR; encoded by the coding sequence TTGCATTTACTTTGCAGCATGGAACCAGTGGAACAAATTATAGATATCATCACGGTTGTAGGGGTGTTTGCCTTTGCTATTTCAGGTGCTTTGACGGCGATGGAGAAGAAACTCGATTTATTTGGCGTTTTTATTATTGCCTTTGCAACTGCTGTGGGTGGAGGATCGCTTCGTGATGTAATTATTGCCAATCGTTCTGTGTTTTGGCTTACAGAACCCATCTATACTTATATCATTATTGGAGGTACTATTTTTTCTATTTTATTTAGGAAGAAACTGGGCTACCTTCGTACTACATTATCCTTATTTGATACTATTGGATTGGCTTTATACACCATTATTGGAGTAAAGATTGGAATACAAAATGATTTGTCAGGTGTGAGTTGTATTGCTCTTGGTACAATAACTGGTGCTTTTGGTGGAGTTATTCGTGATATTTTAGTGAATGACGTACCCATGATATTTCAAAAAGAAGTCTATGCCACTATTAGTATTTTTGGAGGTAGTTTGTATTTTGTCCTCCATAACTTAGGTATGAATGGTTTATGGGTGGAATTATTAGCTATTTTTATTATCATTATACTGAGATCTATTGTGGTTCACTTTGAAATAAAACTGCCAACAATTTACTCTAAGCGCTAG